The genomic window taagtgggaggaagccggagtatccggagggaacccacgcattcacggggagaacatgcaaactccacacagaaagatcccgagcctggatttgaacccaggactgcaggaccttcgtattgtgaggcagacgcactaacccctctgccaccgtgaagttttaataaatttgcaaaataaaataaaaactttcacattgtcattataagGATTTGTctgaagaattttgaggacaaaatgaatttattccatttcagAATAAAGCTGTTACATAACAAaatatggaaaaagtgaagtgctgtgaatactttgcaGATGCACTGTAATGTAGCACCACTACTCttttgcagtggacatttatcaTGTTCcttctttctagctcccaggtTGGATGGTGAACTCAGAGGGCTCAGTTTTTATAGCAACAGCAAATGACAATGCGGTGGGCATGTACACTTGCACTGCATATAACAGCTACGGGACCATGGGTCAGTCTGAGCCCACCCAGGTCTTTCTGCAGGTACGGAACTCTGTTTAGTCTCAGATAAAAAAAATTTGACAAAGACTGGTTCTATATTCCAGGATCCACCCACATTCCTAATGCCTCCTCGGCCGGAGTATCTTCAAGAGGTGGGCAGAGAGTTGATCATCCCCTGTGAAGCCAGTGCAGATCCTGCCCCCAACATAACATGGAGCAAGGTGCACAATTTTTGCTTATTAAAAGAAAATAGTTCTTTTTTTCAAACCAAATACATCTTCTTTACCAGATTGGCCCTACTCCCCGTTCTCAGTACTACGTGTTGAGTAACGGTTCCCTCCTGCTTCAACCTCTCAGTAAAGACCACCATGGAGGATGGGAATGCTTGGCCTCTAACCGTGTAGCAACTGTCAGTGCAGGCACAGTGGTCATGGTGTTGGGTAAGTGGAGTCGCTGTCAAAAAAACAGGAGCAATCAGCATGCAAATGTTCATAATTCAACTcgttacaggcctactgaaacccacaactaccgaccacgcagtctgatttatatatcaatgatgaaatcttaacattgcaacacatgccaataaggccggtttagtttactaaataaaaattttaaatttcccgcagagtttcttgttgaaaacgtcgcggaatgatgacgcgtgtttgtgacgtctcgggttgtagcggacatattagcccagcaccacacacggctaaaagtcgtctcttttcatcgcataattacacagtaatttggacatctgagttgctgaatcttttgcaatttgttcaattaataatggagactataaagaataatgctgttggtggaaagcggtggattgcagctgcctttagcaccgaaacacagccagtctttctttgttgtgaagctttaacacggagcggtcaagcgaacatgtttttctatgtcaaccagcaagtttttggatggtaaaattgtgatattaagtctgctcttaccggagacttcagtagattacgcgacttcctcctgcagctgtcaaaaaggcagctgtgatcttggctcctccattggcttctctgagagacactggcgttcaccgcagccatccgactttcaggtattacTTTACAATCTCACCAAAAGACTATCAAaaaaataagcagaaaagggatattccagaattatcctagtaaatgtgtctaattacatctgaaacacgcctgccgtcgccttttttttttttttttctagtacttcattttaaacgtcctcatccacaaatgtttcatcctcgctcaaattaatggggaaattgtcgctttctcggttcggatagctctagctactgctggctatgattataaacaatgtgaggatgtgaggagccctacaacccgtgacgtcacgcgcacatcgtatgttacttccggtaaaggcaaggattttttattagcgaccaaaaattgcgaactttatcgtcgatgttgtctactaaatcctttcagcaaaaatatgccaatatcgcgaaatgatcaagtatgacacatagaatggacctgctatccccgtttaaataagaaaatctcatttcagttggcatTTAAACCCACAGAAATACTTGTCTGTTTCAGGCACCAGTCCTCATGTTGTGTCTTCAGTATCCGTCAACACAGACATGCACCAGGCCAATGTATCCTGGGTGCCTGGATTTGATGGCGGATACACTCAGAGGTTCACTGTGTGGTAAATAACAACATTATTGTGTCGTCCTTGTCAACTCTTGCCATGCATTTATATATGGCTTTTTAATGTTAGGGTCAAGCAGTCATCTAGAGGGAAACATGAATGGGCATCGTTACCTGTACCCACGTCCAAGAACTACCTGCTGGTTACTGGTCTTCTGGCTGGGACTAGTTATCAGTTCAGTGTCCTACCTCAGAATAAACTCGGCTCTGGACCTTTCAGTGAAATTGTTACTGTTACAACTGAAGGTCTGTGAATATATTGAGCCACTTTTCTATTGTGAAATGCATGGACTTAACTTTGTGTTTTCCTGTTAGCTCTGCCAACAGAAGCCCCAACTGTCATCACCACTCTACCAATACTGGAACCCCCCGTTTTCTTGTCTGCCAACCGCACCAGACGAGGTGTTCTCCTCCAGTGGTCACCTCCTGAGGCTCCCTCCTCTCCGCTGACAGGTTATGTGCTGCAGGCTCGCCGGAATCAGGGCCAGTGGGTCACCCTCAGCAGCAACATCAGTGCCAATCAGAGTGAAATCCTAGTACCAGGGCTGCTTCGTGTAAGGCTTGTTTGAAATCAAACATACATAGTTGTGGTtacaatcagaggtgggtagtaagacgctacatttactccgttacatttacttgagtaacttttgggataaattgtacttttacgagtagtttttatgcaacatacttttacttttacttgagtatatttatagagaagaaacgctacttttactccgttccatttatctacattcagctcgctactcgctactttttttttttatcgatctattaatgtttgttttggttaatgacagcttcaaagtagaatctacgcatgcctgcgtttcaccaatcacatgcagtcactggtgacgttggaccaatcaaacagagccaggcggttacatgacccgatttatacaagtttaaaaacgtattggggtgttaccatttagtggtcaattgtgcagaatatgtactgtactgtgcaatctcataataaaagtttcaataaatcaatgaaAAGTGTAatggaaaaaaggcactttttatttcaactgtacttcccgtcaaaagcctaaagactgatcgcacagttcctgtcttcacaataaaagtgccgctccattgcgcctgcgctaacaaaataagagtctccgaaagccagcgcaaacaagctagcaaactacggagtttgccgccaatgtatttcttgtaaagtgtttaaaaacgaatatggaagctggacagatacgATCcccaaaaccaacgactttcatgtggtattaaacagaaaagaggaacttttttctcctccatttgaaaacgtgaacgtctgagtccaatcattgcaagtcatcagaatcaggtaatacaccaatttgtattcttgtcttcatgaaagataggaatctacaagttaaacatgcttgtatattcattaaaacaccttcaacatgtgaacaaaaacggcaaaataaataaatataaatgatatactgtatatataaatgtatgtatgcatatatatatatatatatatatatatatatatatatatatgatttgtgtgtgtgtgtatgatatgtgtgtgtaggtatatatgaggtagatcacctcgacttggtcatttactaagtaattgataaacgttgaaaaacgttttggggtgttaccatttagtggtcaattgtatggaatatgtactgtactgtactgtactgtacaatctactaatacaagttttaatcaatcgatcaaatcaatgaatgcctactgaggctatgatgctgttaagttattgtggctcaatgtgccattttttaaattttattttaatgtactattatttaatatatataatggttttagttgcttaagagatattcctggctctgaatttgctcattgctatttttatgtatttgtgcattatttgttgccgtaatcaggttactcatcagttactcagtacttgagtagttttttcacaacatactttttacttttactcaagtaaatatttgggtgactactccttacttttacttgactaataaatctcgaaagtaacagtactcttacttaagtacaatttctggctactctacccacctctggttacaaTGCATGCACATTTTTCCTAAAAAAGTATAAgaattgttttgttttactccACATTGCTGTGTTTCAGGACTCCAGTTATGAACTGAGGCTGTTGTCCTGCAGCAACAAAGTGTTCAGTGAACCAAGTGATTTTGTCAATATATCTACCACAGGTGACAGACAGGTTttcttgttttaaaaaatattgtctGCACAGATTTACTGTGTATTGAAAAATATTAATGACGACGATGTGACTGATGGGCTTACAGGGATGGAGATTTACCCTCTACACCCAAGTTTCTTGGAGCGTGTCCCCGAGCCGCTGCTGGCAGGTGTAATCGCTGGGGTGTGCTTCCTTTTCATGGCCATTGTGCTTTCCTTGGTAACGGCTTGCTATATGAGTAACTGGAGAGAACGGCGGCGCAGGAAGAGACGAAAAGGTCAAATATCATATTTATAGATATCTTACTAATATGAATGCCTTTGATGTGGAATACAACAAAATCCTTTaaaggagacctatgatgatttgaacctacatttaaaacactttctggtggtctaaatcagtgtttcttaaccatagttgGGCCGcataaaaatatttgtttatcAGCTATGGCCTGTATGGGCCGCGGTGATACTCAGTTGTAGTACaagttttccaccacttgtggcagtaatgacaattccAGCCATtcagtttctaccgcttgtcgctctcggggtcgcgggggcggctggagtctatctcagctgcagaaaaagtctggagctaaagtcatagaaaagTTTCTTAAGCGGAAACATTTTAACTTAAGTGGTGAGggttagctggagcctatcccagctgacttctaACAAGAGGTCGGATGAAATGAGAGGTCGGACTGGTCGCCAGCCAATCACAtagacaaccattcacactcacattcatacctaGTGACAGTTTAGCCTTCAATTAACCTAAAACctgtgttttcatttgcacttaaattgtattgacaatttatttaagtttatttATTAATATCTTCATAgttagaatttatttattttagcactacatAACTGTTAGTATTTTTTTAgcagtttttatgagtcccttcttttgcagtaaatTTGATTAGTACTTAATTTGGTAATCAGCGTGGCTTAAAAAGTCTTGACGCCTTGATTATAATCGTTGTGATTGACACGTGATTTCATATCCTTTGACAAGGTTTGtactgttaaactgtaagtaggttatatGTAATTAATGTGTACGATTAAAATCAAtaataagattactaattcagtgttaatatttgagccCCTCTTTAGTGAAAATGTTTGGCCCTGAAGTcagaaaggttaagaacccctggttTAACTAATATGTATAGGATATACTTTGTTGTACATTTAGCTTCATAGTCATGTTTATAATCTACTTTCTGCATATGTCCGCACAATGATTTTTTTGTGAAGGTATTCCCAGGTTGCAAATGCAGTCCCCACCCTTTCCAAAAGTATCTCAATTTACCCTTTGATaatgtacactgtttaaatattaatatatttttttcccgacacaattgaaaataaacttcataaatatTATATTGACTtccccggtcacaacattaggtacgtTTGCTCATTCGCCGTATGATACAGAGCTGCATAAAAAAGCTGTTTTTCcgcattatttatttttctgcaTGTCACACATCAGTGTTATTGTGCATATGCCAAGattagattgtagctgagataggcgccagcgccccccgcgaccccgaaagggaataagcggtagaaaatggatggatggatggatagataatagTAATATCGCCTTTTTTTTCATCTGAGTTCAGTCCAATTTTGTACTGGTCCATCTGGTCAAAAAAGTTCTGTGTAAAATGTCGTAAAGACAATTAAACACAGGAGTATTTGCCTTACAGACATTAGAGCAGGTGGTAGGGCATTATATGAGAATGAATAACACACAGGGCTGCAGGCAGCCGCCATAACAGTCTTACAGCATAAAGTAGATATTGTTTAACATGAGTATCTAACATTCTAACAACATTTAAAAGTCAGTAGAGACGAAAATCATCATTGGTCATATGAATGGACAAAAAGTCTTGTGTTTTAATTTATGCTTTTATTTTAGATCTTCCATCTGCTTTCCAGAAGAGCCCATCTTCAGAGTAAGTGAAAATCGTTTACTTGAAAAAACAACTGGAACTAACACAGATAGTACACCATTTTTTAGTTATAATAATGTCCTAATAGTTTTCTCTGACATGTAATGAGAATTTGATATACTTGCTGAATGACTTGAATAATTTTAAAATTGTTATGGtctcatcttttttttccttAGAGCCCGATCTCCTCCTCGCAGCCCCGACAGTGTCTTGAAGCTTAAGCTATGTCCACCACTTCCTTTCTTCCCCACGTCCTCCTCCCAGTATGGCTCCTCCTTTGATAAAGGCAGCCGAGGAGAATACCAAGACCAGCGCAAACAACTCTTGGCTAACTCATCTCCGCCACCACATTACGCTCTTTTTGAGAGCCACCTGGGGTCGCAGGCCCCCTCCCCAACAGGTTTGGAGTCAATTTCCAGAGGCCCAGATGGACGTTTCATAATCCAACCCCTGATAGAGGGTTCTAGTCCCTCTAATAAGAATAATTTGAAGGACATCTTGCTCAGCAATGGTGGTGCAAGTAGCTCCGGAAGCAACCAGACCTCATTCAGGGGCTCCCCAAAATCGAGCATCTTGAGTTCTGATAAGGACGAGAGAAAAAAATCTCCACTTACTGTGGATGCACCTGAACTTAGCAGGCCTTCATCCTCCCCAGGAAGGGTTCTGACTATTGCTCGGAACTTGTCCCGTCATGGCTGCTTTTACTCTGATGATGAACATGGCTCAGAGAACCTACTGGAAAGAGCAAGCTTCTATTCAGACAACAGTGAGAAAAAGCCCAGCGATCCCCTTAGAAGGCATCGCATGCCGGCCCGCACTGAGGACTTATTCCCTGTTTTGACCAGGAAAACCTATATTTTAGATAGAGAAGAAGACAGTGCACAGTCTTCAGGCTATCAACCAATGACCAGTCACTTGACGGACGATAGCACACAAGTCACCCAACTTGACAGTGAACTGGAAAACGATAGCATCCAAAAATGCATACAACTAGCCAAGGAGAGGGAGAAAATGGAGCGGGAACTAGAACGCTATACAAATAGTCACAAAAACCAAGATCAAGGAGAAGACGTACAATTTACCCATTCACAGAGCCCTCATTGTAGCATATCCCAGTCTGATGACGAACCTGTATGGAAACCACAAGCTGTTACTCTCCGTCAAAAGCCCAGGCCCTCAAGCCACACAAGTCGCGTAGCAGACTACAGAAGAGCGTGCTACTTTGGGAGCACTAGTAGTCCCATGGACCGACTTCCTATGTCTCACATACCGTGGGACATTAGCCCTGTTACATCGGTCACAAACATGGTTCCAGTAAAGAGAAGCTGGGAGTCGGCCAAGATACAGCATTCTCATACCTGTGAAAGAACTGGAGATGATTCACTGGCTGATTCTCGAGTCACTGAGAACACTTCCCTGCCTCTGCCTTCCACTGATGTGACCATTGAAAAAATTTGCTGTCTAGAGACACCCCTCAGAGCCAGGTCATTGAGTCCTCAAACAGATTCGGATATTTGTACAAAGCCTATGGCTAAATGCCTGAGGCAAAATATTAGTGACAGAGGTGCTCCCTCCCGGTCCAGAAGTTCTTATGCTTATGGAACACAAAATTGGGATCCAGCTTCCAGAAGACCTTTAGTTTGCAGTGAGGGGGCTGAAAGTCTAGCTCAACCTTCAACATCATACGCAACCACGAGGGGTCCCAGTCCCTTGGGTTTCCCTACCTTACCCGATGAACATCACACAAAGTCAAAGGCCAAAGACAGGGAAGGCTGTGATGACCGCCAAAGTTTAGGATTAGAAAGAGAAAATGTCCGAGCACGGTCCAGGAGGAGTGACAAATGTCTTTTCTCTGATAGTCCCAGCCCTGTGTCGATGTTGACTCTGGTAGAAGAAGCTGGAAGGGACCAGTCCAAATGTTCTGTCCCGAGAATGTCAGGGTCTTTCAAGACCAAGCCTGTCGCATCACCTCAAATGTCATCACTTCAGACAAGTGCAATTCTGGAATATCTGAGCCTTCCGGGTTTTATTGAGATGAGCGTTGATGAGCCTCTCGAACCAACGGAAGTGGCTGACACTGCCGTACAAAGTTTGGAACGAAAATCTGGAGAATCCAAGGTGGCTAAGCCGGATGtagtccctaaaaactgggaggTTCATGTCCAAGAAAAAGGTGAATCAAATAAACGGAAGGCTTGTTTTGAACCTTCACTTTCTAGAGATAAACATGGCTCTAGGCATTACAACAAAAGTGAGTCTTTACTTTGTGTAAGGTTTACAGACAGCATCAAATCACCATCGCCAGCTCCAGAAAAAACTAGCAAGCAGCTGTACAACGAGAAAACGCAGATTAGAGCTGAGACTAAAGGCACTGATTCAAGACTAGGTTCTAGGCCAACTCATACTTTGCTCAGTGCCGCTAAAGGTATGGTCGATATAGTGTCAAAACAGTCTCAGAGCTTTGGAGACAGTAGTGAATCTTTATCAGAGCAACCACAAAGACAAGGTTCTCAAGGCAACAGGACCAATAACATTGCATCGCGAATAAATCAAGCTCCCGTACCGTTTCTTAAAAAATCCTTCAGCGTTGGCCCTTGTCGAACCCTCTCAAGTATGGGACCACCCAGACCTTTCCTTAAGAAATCTATTAGCTTCGGCTCCCAAAAATGGGAGCACTTTGAGAGCCCGAGAACATACATCTCTGAGAGATGTTACTGGGACGAGTTCCCAAATCCTGATGTCAGGGTGAAATCTTACAGTTTAGGTCATGCTCCTTCGTCTTCTTTTCTCAGGCCAGGTCCTTCGTGGAGGGAGTATGTCCCTTTCAGACGTCCCAGCATGAGCAGCTTAGAGAGATCCCAATGTGGGCAAAGATCTAGTCCCTCCTACCTCACCCCTGTAATGTACCCACCCAGAGAGAGATCACTGTCCCCAATGTCGGAGCCCTGCAATCCACGAAGGCAGGCTACCGTTTTCCCTGATTCTTCACGGTGGTCCCCCTCGTACCCAGACACACTAAGGTCTGCTCAGTATAGATATGTCCCCATGCCCGCATCCGTTCCCCCCCATCATCAAATGTGGCCAGGACACAGACCCACAGAAGACATGAGGCAGATGGATCCCAGGAGAGGCCCCCCGAGGTCCTACCTGCCCAGAGGCATCAGCTGGCCCTCACCCTACTGCATGCCTTTTCCTCAGAGGGAAGGGGACAACTACCGACCGGTAGACAGACCCATGGGGAGGGGGGGTGAAACAGACCCTCGGGAGGTCAGAGAGGGCGGGAGGGCCAGCTACGCCAGTCAGAGCAGTGGGAGGGGTAGTGCTGGTCTCTTTCGCCAGTCGCTGTCCATCACTCCCACGCTGCTCAGCTCCCCTGAAACCACGGAGGAGAGCGAGCGGCACAGAGCGGAGCTGGATCTACCTGGGAGGAGATTGAAAAGGTGAACTATTGCCTCACCAGGAAATAGACGACAAACAGGACTGTACTCTCGGTGGAGGGATTTATTCATCTTGCCAAAGTAACACTGTGGTTTTTATCTTTCGTATTGTTCCTGACCATTTTGTTCTATCCCACTAGAAGGAACACGTCAGTAGATGAGAGTTATGAGTGGGACTCTGGAGAAGCGTGTGTGGACATGGAAGTCCTGGAGGCCTTGAGGTTGGATCGCTCAAAAGCAGATTTTTGGACAGGCGGAGAGGGGCTTGTGCGCGATCAACCCGCTGGCCTCCAGGACCAAACCCAGAAAGGTTGGTATTGTGTCTGCACCCATCTTGATGTTGCATGTGTCATTGTGCCATTGGACGTGACGGTGCTGCATGTGCTCGTCCCGATTATTGTGAGCTTGTCCCATGCATTTCCTCTCCGCCATGCCCTCCCCCAGGCCCGTCTCCCTCCGCCCGCCCACCGGTCTCCAACCCAACTCGCAGCCACTCCCTTAGCGAGGCGCGCTTCCACGCTCTCCGGCAGGAGTACAAACAGTACAGACAGGCTCAGGACTCCATGTGTTCCCGTGACAACGATTCGGACTCCGACGGCAACTCGGCTCTGCTGTAGAAGCTAAACTCGGTCCGTCACTCTCCTGCCCGCCTCCCGTCTTGGCTCACCTACTTTCCTCTTGTCACTGTTTCCTTCCACATGCTGTGAATTTGTGCTTGCATGCCAACGTTTTGACAAAGCTGCTACTCTTTCCATGTATTCTTTAATACTGCAATACTCTTTCTCTCCACAGGTGTGCCCCCGGCAGA from Nerophis ophidion isolate RoL-2023_Sa linkage group LG07, RoL_Noph_v1.0, whole genome shotgun sequence includes these protein-coding regions:
- the igsf9b gene encoding protein turtle homolog A isoform X1; this encodes MGQKRRWLQAVTTALAICLLSVSQGWSLVVRGREGGSAELSCSLTPKLNDATSPNLFPLHVVEWVRLGYNVPILIKFGVYAPRVHPNYKGRVSLSRGASLLVERLTLEDEGWFECRILLVDSKTDDLQNGTWTFLSITAPPVFIKRPPTFVEVLLGDSLTLSCGAHGNPRPTVVWHKDESPIEKHEKIKVYNGSLSLASVTRNISGVYKCHVSNSEGNLTHTTQLQVKGPPIIIISPEDTTLNMSQDAVLQCQADAYPSNLTYEWMKQGQNVYHIESLKSRVKVLVDGTLLIPNLIPEDAGNYTCVPTNGILSPPSASAHLKVKHPARVGRMLKETYLPSGMEGVIVCPVQADPPVLYVNWTKDGNNLNLDKLPGWMVNSEGSVFIATANDNAVGMYTCTAYNSYGTMGQSEPTQVFLQDPPTFLMPPRPEYLQEVGRELIIPCEASADPAPNITWSKIGPTPRSQYYVLSNGSLLLQPLSKDHHGGWECLASNRVATVSAGTVVMVLGTSPHVVSSVSVNTDMHQANVSWVPGFDGGYTQRFTVWVKQSSRGKHEWASLPVPTSKNYLLVTGLLAGTSYQFSVLPQNKLGSGPFSEIVTVTTEALPTEAPTVITTLPILEPPVFLSANRTRRGVLLQWSPPEAPSSPLTGYVLQARRNQGQWVTLSSNISANQSEILVPGLLRDSSYELRLLSCSNKVFSEPSDFVNISTTGMEIYPLHPSFLERVPEPLLAGVIAGVCFLFMAIVLSLVTACYMSNWRERRRRKRRKDLPSAFQKSPSSEARSPPRSPDSVLKLKLCPPLPFFPTSSSQYGSSFDKGSRGEYQDQRKQLLANSSPPPHYALFESHLGSQAPSPTGLESISRGPDGRFIIQPLIEGSSPSNKNNLKDILLSNGGASSSGSNQTSFRGSPKSSILSSDKDERKKSPLTVDAPELSRPSSSPGRVLTIARNLSRHGCFYSDDEHGSENLLERASFYSDNSEKKPSDPLRRHRMPARTEDLFPVLTRKTYILDREEDSAQSSGYQPMTSHLTDDSTQVTQLDSELENDSIQKCIQLAKEREKMERELERYTNSHKNQDQGEDVQFTHSQSPHCSISQSDDEPVWKPQAVTLRQKPRPSSHTSRVADYRRACYFGSTSSPMDRLPMSHIPWDISPVTSVTNMVPVKRSWESAKIQHSHTCERTGDDSLADSRVTENTSLPLPSTDVTIEKICCLETPLRARSLSPQTDSDICTKPMAKCLRQNISDRGAPSRSRSSYAYGTQNWDPASRRPLVCSEGAESLAQPSTSYATTRGPSPLGFPTLPDEHHTKSKAKDREGCDDRQSLGLERENVRARSRRSDKCLFSDSPSPVSMLTLVEEAGRDQSKCSVPRMSGSFKTKPVASPQMSSLQTSAILEYLSLPGFIEMSVDEPLEPTEVADTAVQSLERKSGESKVAKPDVVPKNWEVHVQEKGESNKRKACFEPSLSRDKHGSRHYNKSESLLCVRFTDSIKSPSPAPEKTSKQLYNEKTQIRAETKGTDSRLGSRPTHTLLSAAKGMVDIVSKQSQSFGDSSESLSEQPQRQGSQGNRTNNIASRINQAPVPFLKKSFSVGPCRTLSSMGPPRPFLKKSISFGSQKWEHFESPRTYISERCYWDEFPNPDVRVKSYSLGHAPSSSFLRPGPSWREYVPFRRPSMSSLERSQCGQRSSPSYLTPVMYPPRERSLSPMSEPCNPRRQATVFPDSSRWSPSYPDTLRSAQYRYVPMPASVPPHHQMWPGHRPTEDMRQMDPRRGPPRSYLPRGISWPSPYCMPFPQREGDNYRPVDRPMGRGGETDPREVREGGRASYASQSSGRGSAGLFRQSLSITPTLLSSPETTEESERHRAELDLPGRRLKRRNTSVDESYEWDSGEACVDMEVLEALRLDRSKADFWTGGEGLVRDQPAGLQDQTQKGPSPSARPPVSNPTRSHSLSEARFHALRQEYKQYRQAQDSMCSRDNDSDSDGNSALL